GCCCGGACAATCCCGATTTTGTCCCCTACGGAGAAATCCCCCCGGCGATGATCAAGGCCGCGATGTCCGCTGAAGACGGAGGGTTCTTCCGGCACAGGGGCTTCAGCATCCAGCAGTTTATCGAGGCCCTGGCGGACAACATCCGGGCCGGCAGGGTCGTTCGGGGAGCCAGCACGATCACCATGCAGCTGGCAAAGAACCTCTACCTGCCGAAAGCGAGAACGCTTGGCAGAAAATTCGAGGAGCTGTTCATCACGGTTGCTCTCGAGCAGGAGCTGTCCAAGCGCCGCATCCTGGAGATCTACATGAACATCATCGAGTGGGGCGATGGCATCTACGGTCTCGTTCCCGCGTCGAGACACTATTTCCGGAAGCATCCGTCTGAACTGACGGATGAGGAATGCGCCTTCCTTGCTTCCATCATAGCCCGGCCCAGGCACCGCTGGAGGCCGGACCCGCTGGTCAATCTCGGGGCCGGCTGGAGGCAGTACGTGGACCTGCTCGTCCGGAAAATGGAGGAAAAGCAGCTCCCGGAAGAGCGGGAACCGCAATAGGAGAGACCGGTTTTTTCGGCCGCCATCATGGGATCGGCGGGTACGCCGTCCCGTCTTCCCGTCGGGAGACCTATCCGATGCCGACGACCTTGATCTCGAAGGTCAGGTTGCGGCCGGCGAGAGGGTGGTTTCCATCGATGGTCACCTGGTCCCCTTCCGTTTTCACGATGCGCCCTTCCACTTCGATGCCGTCGGCCCGGGTAAAAGAAACCTCCCTGTCGGGCTCCGGAACGATGCCGGCAGGCAGCTCAGCGGCCGGCACGGTCCATACCAGGGAAGGATCCTTCGGGCCGTAACCGTCTGCCGGCTTGATGGTGACCGTTCTGGTCTCACCCGTCTTCATGCCCATGACACCGGTTTCAAAGCCCTTGATAACCTTTCCCTTTCCAACGGTAAACTCCAGAGGCGTGCCGCCCACATTGGTCTCGAAAACCTTTCCGTCCTTGAGCCTTCCCGTATAGAAGATTTTCACCCGGCTGCCTTTTTTCACCTGCGACATGAATGCCTCCTTATCTTCGTTTTGAATTTTTCTTCTTGTATTCGCGTTCTCTTGTCATTCAAGGGGGTTGGCCGATGGGATCCGAAACAGGCCCTTCATGAGTTCGAAAAATGTGTCGGGAAGGTAGCGGTCCCAGATCCGGATCGGCAGGTCGACCGCTGCTCCTGGTGGCGCTTCCGGGATCGTGAAAAGGTATTCAAGAAGATACCCTATGTTCCTGGCCAGATGTCCCCTGTAGGGTTGAGCCGCCCGCTGTTCCATGATCCTGTCCTCGTGCATGCAGCGGCCGATCTCGCTTTCCAGCATTTCCTGGAATGTCGATACGATGATCTCCAGGATGACGCTCTCCTCACCGGATTCGACAAATTCGGCAAATGCATGGTTGACGGACGCGTCGTCCCATCCTTTTTCCTGGAAATAGGACAGGGTGTGGCCGCGGACAGGAGGCGAAAGAATCAATTCGCGGAGGGGGCGGTAGCGAACCGTCAGGTTGACGGCGTTGTACTGTCCCCGATGCTCCTCCTGTTCCACGATGGTACAGCCTGCCCGGGAAAGGGTCTCGCACAGGGGAGCCAGGGATGGATTTTCCCAGACGATTTTCAGCCCTCCGACATCGTTGATGGCGAGGTTCTCCGTTTCCTCCAGCGGGCGGTGGTTTCGGAGGTCATCGAGAAACGCCTCTTCGGCCCGGAGGAATTCCTCGTTCATCTCTTCCGGCGAGGTGATCAGTTCGTGCCGGGGAACGCCGATCCGTCTCGCCCGCCCCTCCGCAAGTGAGTCCGCGCCTTTCCGGATTGCTGCAAATACGCGGTCGGCAATGCGCCGGGCCGACTTTTCGGCGATGCGCCGGGCCCGTTTGATCCGGTAGGATCCGGCGTAATGGCTCCCCTCCCCATTTTTCCGTGAGACAAGGACCCCGTGAAAGGGGGTCTCCCGATAGTAGTGCCCCGGACGCCGCAGATACTCACGAATGAGAAAATCGATCCGGTCGTTCCTGTAGGGCGGATTTTCAATGAGCACATCCTTCAGTCCTCCCTTGCGGGAGATCCGGTGGAAGATCGTCCCTTCTTCACGGGAACCGCCGAA
This DNA window, taken from Syntrophales bacterium, encodes the following:
- a CDS encoding peptidylprolyl isomerase, translating into MSQVKKGSRVKIFYTGRLKDGKVFETNVGGTPLEFTVGKGKVIKGFETGVMGMKTGETRTVTIKPADGYGPKDPSLVWTVPAAELPAGIVPEPDREVSFTRADGIEVEGRIVKTEGDQVTIDGNHPLAGRNLTFEIKVVGIG